A window from Triplophysa dalaica isolate WHDGS20190420 chromosome 3, ASM1584641v1, whole genome shotgun sequence encodes these proteins:
- the palm1b gene encoding paralemmin 1b, whose product MSEDLSQQERLRAIAEKRKREGEIENKRRQLEDDRRQLQHLKSKALRERWLLDGAPSSGEDEAQKQLQEDEAKTKLLEETILRLEQEIDELETAGNENAPDGKVKAVENGLQQPSPNSDQNTKKQITGIEAKLQCTNPDVAIENASAEHPVTMVFMGYKNVEDEAETKKALGMEETVKAEFVVIEDGESKGGNEGAKDDQAPPNGSTSSPDKAQDDAKKEESKEEGNSKEKQRCKCCTIM is encoded by the exons ATGTCGGAAGATTTGTCACAGCAAGAGAGACTCCGGGCTATTGCT GAGAAAAGAAAGAGGGAGGGTGAGATTGAGAACAAAAGAAGACAACTGGAAGATGACCGCAGGCAACTGCAGCATCTCAAG TCGAAAGCCCTAAGAGAGCGGTGGCTTTTGGACGGAGCGCCATCCAGTGGAGAGGATGAGGCACAAAAACAATTACAGGAGGATGAAGCCAAAACCAAACTTTTGGAGGAGACCATCCTCAG ATTAGAACAAGAGATCGATGAGCTTGAGACGGCTGGCAATGAAAAT GCACCTGATGGCAAAGTAAAGG CAGTTGAAAATGGCCTACAGCAGCCTAGCCCAAATTCAGATCAAAACACCAAGAAACAGATCACAGGCATTGAGGCCAAACTCCAGTGCACCAATCCTGATGTAGCCATTGAGAATGCCAGCGCAGAGCACCCCGTCACCATGGTGTTTATGGGCTACAAGAATGTAGAGGATGAGGCAGAGACCAAGAAAGCATTAGGCATGGAGGAAACAGTGAAAGCTGAATTTGTGGTCATTGAGGATGGAGAGAGCAAAGGAGGAAATGAGGGGGCCAAGGATGACCAGGCTCCGCCCAACGGCAGCACCTCCAGTCCTGACAAAGCTCAGGATGATGCAAAGAAAGAGGAATCAAAAGAAGAAGGCAATTCAAAAGAAAAGCAGAGGTGCAAGTGCTGCACAATCATGTGA
- the plppr3a gene encoding phospholipid phosphatase-related protein type 3a: MSPKDKPKKKLPKDSMTLLPCFYFVELPIVASSMISLYFLELTDILQPAKVGYRCHDRTLSMPYVETGDELIPLLMLLSLAFAGPAASIMLGEALMYCMQSKLKIHSGSEGSINAGGCNFNSFLRRTVRFVGVHMFGLCATALVTDVIQLATGYHAPFFLTVCKPNYTLPGVACDINPYITQDICSGRDQYAILSARKTFPSQHATLSGFAAVYISMYFNATISDSTKLLKPMLVFAFAIAAALASLTQITQYRSHPIDVYVGFVIGAGIAVYLALYAVGNFKSTEDTPPKPIKQPKPPQKDPLRELTQRGHDSVYQKAHASESNDEISAPPHVASLNRKVRREKASIGSLKRASADVELLAPRNPMGKETMVTFSNTLPRASTNAMEEPAQRHMTFHVPMDSQRSKKLVSEWKQKSMEMRSLSLRDEEEEEATVEGAEGSEGGVEEEMGMPTSLYPTVQANSGAAVTAAGGTRVMVPQRPGAPQLVHIPEEATRPPPVSPKSATTRAKWLSMTEKGGPVPVPMPEPPRLPNQPRVMQVIAMSKQHSPVTTPKSSETGSSCATSSTGSESPYYRIPSERDSASIITVDAHAPHHPVVRLSSGNGNTWDWRSTSNGKTEVHETSRTLPRQDCLRDYRPIKTESLCSFTSEPDPGILPPPPHPDLLLDSNLSRDSSLQRMSSISSKDWELGQPHPEPDHFFKSLQANRSFKD; the protein is encoded by the exons ATGTCTCCAAAAGACAAGCCTAAGAAGAAACTTCCCAAAGACAGCATGACATTGCTGCCCTGCTTCTATTTTGTGGAG CTGCCAATTGTTGCATCTTCCATGATCTCCCTTTACTTCTTGGAGCTGACAGACATTTTGCAGCCAGCCAAAGTAGGGTACCGTTGTCATGACCGCACACTGAGTATGCCCTATGTGGAAACGGGAGACGAGCTCATTCCTCTGCTCATGCTGCTCAGCCTGGCCTTTGCTGGCCCTGCAGCGTCT ATCATGCTCGGAGAGGCCCTGATGTACTGTATGCAGTCCAAGCTGAAGATTCACTCGGGTTCTGAAGGAAGTATAAATGCAGGAGGGTGCAACTTCAACTCTTTTTTACGCAGGACAGTCCGTTTTGTGG GTGTTCATATGTTTGGGCTGTGTGCCACTGCTCTGGTTACTGACGTTATCCAGCTGGCCACTGGCTATCATGCACCCTTCTTCTTAACCGTATGCAAACCCAACTACACCCTGCCTGGTGTGGCATGTGATATAAACCCCTACATAACCCAGGACATCTGCTCAGGCCGGGACCAGTATGCCATTCTGTCAGCCAG GAAAACCTTCCCCTCCCAGCATGCCACTTTGTCTGGCTTTGCAGCCGTCTACATATCC ATGTACTTCAATGCCACAATCTCAGACAGCACCAAACTGTTGAAGCCCATGCTGGTGTTTGCATTCGCCATTGCTGCAGCCCTGGCCAGCTTAACCCAGATCACCCAGTACCGAAGTCACCCCATCGACGTCTACGTGGGCTTTGTGATTGGAGCTGGCATTGCTGTTTACCTG GCATTATATGCAGTGGGGAACTTTAAATCTACTGAAGACACTCCCCCTAAGCCAATAAAACAGCCCAAACCTCCACAAAAAGATCCTCTGCGAGAGCTAACACAACGTGGCCATGACTCGGTCTACCAAAAAGCCCATGCTTCTGAGAGCAACGATGAAATATCCGCCCCGCCACATGTAGCCAGCCTGAACCGTAAGGTGCGTCGAGAGAAGGCCTCCATTGGCAGCCTAAAGAGAGCCAGCGCGGACGTTGAGCTACTGGCTCCTCGCAATCCAATGGGAAAGGAGACCATGGTGACTTTCAGTAACACCTTGCCCCGCGCCAGCACCAACGCTATGGAGGAGCCCGCTCAACGTCACATGACCTTCCATGTGCCAATGGATTCACAGCGTTCGAAAAAGTTGGTGTCCGAATGGAAGCAGAAATCAATGGAGATGCGCAGTCTTAGCCTGCGGGacgaagaagaggaggaagccACTGTGGAGGGAGCTGAGGGAAGCGAAGGGGGAGTTGAAGAGGAGATGGGCATGCCCACCTCCCTTTATCCTACCGTGCAAGCCAACAGTGGAGCAGCAGTGACGGCAGCAGGGGGTACTAGGGTGATGGTGCCCCAGAGACCTGGTGCTCCACAGTTAGTTCACATCCCTGAAGAAGCCACAAGACCACCACCTGTGTCACCCAAAAGCGCAACCACACGGGCTAAGTGGCTCTCCATGACAGAAAAAGGAGGACCAGTACCAGTTCCCATGCCAGAACCTCCACGATTGCCCAACCAGCCTCGGGTTATGCAGGTCATTGCCATGTCTAAGCAACACAGTCCGGTTACCACACCCAAGTCTTCTGAGACCGGCTCCTCTTGTGCCACCTCCAGCACAGGCTCAGAATCTCCATACTACCGCATCCCTTCTGAGCGAGACAGCGCCAGCATCATCACAGTAGACGCCCATGCCCCTCACCACCCAGTGGTGCGTCTTTCTTCGGGCAATGGGAACACCTGGGACTGGAGGAGCACCTCCAACGGCAAGACTGAGGTTCACGAGACAAGCCGAACTCTGCCCAGGCAGGACTGCTTGCGTGATTATCGTCCCATCAAAACAGAGTCCCTGTGCTCATTTACCTCTGAACCTGACCCAGGAATCCTGCCTCCCCCACCTCATCCCGACCTGCTGTTGGACAGCAACCTCAGCCGAGATTCGTCCCTCCAACGCATGTCCTCCATCTCATCTAAAGACTGGGAGCTTGGACAGCCTCACCCAGAACCTGACCACTTCTTTAAGAGCTTGCAAGCAAACAGATCATTTAAAGACTAA